TGTTGCGGTTGTATTCGTCGCCCCGTGAGCCGACGTTGCCCTCGTCGCGCAGTGACTGGATGTAGGCGTTGTACTCGTCGGCCTCCACCACGTGCACCTGGAACAGCATCATCGCGTGGTACTCGCCGCACAGCTCCGCGCACTTGCCGAGGTACGTTCCGACTCGGTCGGCCGTGAACGACATCTGGTTGGTCTTGCCCGGAATCGTGTCTTCCTTGTAGTGGAAGTCGATGATCCAGAACGAGTGGGCGACGTCGCGGCTCTTGAGATCGACGAGTACCTGCGCGCCGACGGGCACGTACAGCACGGGGAGCGACGCCTCATCGATCTCGCCGGTCGTGTTGCCGTCCTCGTCGAAGGTCGGCTGAGCCTGGACGCCCTCGTAGTAGACGTCACCGTCGTACTCGCTGCCGTCGACGGGGAGATAGTTGAAGTCCCACGCCCATTGCTTTCCGTACACCTCGATGTGCACGTCCGCCGCGTTGTCGGGGTCGAGCGCGGCGTCTTCGCCGACCGCGTAGTTGTTCTCGATCGCGGCCGAGTCGCGTGCCGTGAAGGCGAAGAACCCGCCGACCAAGATCAACGGCATCACCGTGAAGAGGATCTCGATGGGCATGTGGTAGCGGAGCTGGCGCGGCGCGGCCGTGTCGGTCTTGCGTCGGCGATACGCCACGAGGCACCAGATGATGAGGCCCCACACGAAGACGCCGAGCGCGACGAGCGTGATCCAGCTGTTGACCCAGAACGGCATCACCATGTCGCCGATCGAGCTGACCCCGGGCTCACCGGGCAGCCAGCCCTGCTGATACTGCTGGGGAGTGCAGGCCGCGAGAACCGCGACGATGAGTCCCGCGAGGGGAAGCGCGATCCACTTGGATCGGTGGTCTTTTCGCACGACAGACCTTTCGGGGTGACGCATACAGGTGGCTGTCAGTCTAGTGGGTCCTGCCGCGTCAGAACGATTCGGGCGCGCCGACTTCGACAGCTCGTCGAACGAGAGACGGCGGCTCTCCCGCAGGAGAATGCCGCCGTCGCGCCGTTCAGCCCGGGCGTGTCGGAGCCCGGTCAGCCGTCGGTCAGTGGAATGAGTCGCCGCACGCGCACGAGCCGACCGCGTTGGGGTTGTCGATCGTGAACCCCTGCTTCTGGATCGTGTCTTCGAAGTCGATCGAGGCGCCCTCGAGGTACGGTGTGCTCATCGGGTCGATGATGACCTCGACGCCGTCGAAATCGACCGAGGCGTCGCCCTCGAGCTCGCGCTCATCGAAGTACAGCTGGTAGATGAGGCCCGAGCAGCCGCCGGGCTGCACGGCGACGCGCAGGCGCAGGTCGTCGCGGCCCTCTTGACTGAGCAGGCTCTTGACCTTGGCTGCCGCCGTCGGCGAGAGCGTCACGCCGTGCGTGTTCTCGGTCATCGTGATCCCGTCGAGCGTCGTGCTCATGGTTCCTCCTTCGTCAAGCGCCTCAGGTGCCGATGCGCGGTACTGCCATTGCGCGGAGGCGCGGACCAGCCCACGCTGCACCGCGGTGCGCGTCCGACGGCCGTCGTGGGGTCGGTCGTCGCGTTCCTCCGCCGCCGCTCTAGCAGCAACACTTGGAGCGTACGCGATATTCCCAAATCACCGCTCGGCGACGCCGCGACCGAAGCGCAGCAGGAACCGCGCCTCGGCCTGCGTCGCCCGCCGCAACACGCCGAGGTGCTGTGACTCGTTCGGGCTGTGCGCCATGGTGGCCGGGTCTTCGACGCCCGTGACGAGGATCTGCGCGTCGGGGTAGCGCTCAACCAGCGACGCGATGAACGGAATCGATCCGCCGATGCCGACGAGCGCGGGCTCGCTCCCCCAGGTGTCGCGCATGGCGTCGAGCATCGTCGTGACGGCGGGAGTCCCGTGGTCGACCAGGAACCCCTGGCCGATGTCGAATTCGCTCATCTCCACGGTGGCACCGAAGGGTGCGTGGGCACGCAGGTGCGCGACGACGGCGTCCCGCGCGGCGTCGGCATCCTGCCCTGGCGCGACGCGCACCGAAACGCGCGCACTCACACTCGGAACGAGGGTGTTCGAGGCGGTGGCGACCGAGGGCGCATCGATGCCCGTGACCGTGATGGCCGGTTGATTCGCGGTCCGGTCGCGCACCGATCCCCGCCCAATGGGCGTCGCGGCGCCATGCAGTCCCGCTTCGACGATGCGCCGCTCGTCCCCCTCGATGCCCGGGTCCGCGCCCTCGCGAGCCGTGAGCCCCGCGACGGCGACGCCTCCGTCAGGGCCCCACAGGGAGTCGAGGGTCCGCACCATCGCAAGCACGGCATCCGGCACCGCACCGCCGAACATGCCGGAGTGCCAGGCGTGTTCGAGGGTGCGCACCGTGAGTCGGAACGTGATGTTGCCGCGCAGCGACACCGTCAGCCCGGGGGTCGAGACCGAGGGGTTCTCGCTGTCGGCGACGATGATCGCGTCTGCCCTGAGCGCGTCGCCGTGGTCGGCGAGGAAGCGGTCGAAACTCGGCGAGCCGTCTTCCTCCTCACCCTCGATGAACAGCGCGAGTCCGAGCGGCAGGTCGCCGCCGGTGACATCCCGCAGGGCCTCGATCGCCGCGAGGTGCAGCGCAATGCCGGCCTTGTCGTCGCTCGCGCCGCGTCCGTAGAGGCGGTCGCCGACGACGGTCGGCTCAAAGGCGGGCGTGCGCCAGCCGTCCTCGTCACCGGGCGGCTGCACGTCGTGGTGCGCGTAAAGCAGCACGGTGGGCGCACCGTCAGGTGCCGGTCGCACCGCGACGACCGCCGGCTGGCCGGGCGTGCCGTCGGCTCGATTCGAGCGCAGCACGTCGACGCGTTCGAACACGCCGAGCGCCCGCACGATCTCGGCGACGCGCGCCGCACTGCGCTCGACGTGCTCGGGATCGAACGACGCCCACGAGACCGACGGGATGCGAACGAGCTCCGCGAGCCTCGCGACCGCGCTGGGAAACAGCAGGTCGACTCGCTCACCGAGGTCTCTCTCGAGCGCGACGTCGTCGCGGTCGCCCACGAGCGCACCGGTCCGGTCATCGCGGGCCGTCTCCCTCCCGGCGGCGACGGTTGCTGGATCGCTGGCGTCGGGCGTCGTCGGCTGCTGCATGTCGATAAGCTTAGGTTTCATCTCTTTCGAAGCCGGCCGCAGCCACGGCCGGCGCGATGCGCCGCAGCCGGGCTGCGTGACGTGCGCATCGGCGTTTCCCCGGAGGCACCCATGAGCGAGCCCACCGCCCCGAAGAAGACCGGCGACGGGAAGAAGGGCCCGACCCCGAAACGACGGGAGCGCGAGGCCGCAAACTTCCGTCCGCTCGTCCCAGACGATCGCAAGCAGGCGAAGAAGGAGATGCAGGCGCAGATGCGCCGCAAGCAGCAGGAGGCGCGCGAGGGCATGGCCCGGGGCGACGACCGTTACCTGCGCGAGAACGACCGCGGCCCGCAGAAGCGCTACATGCGTGATTACATCGACGCGCGGTTTTCGTTCGGCGAGCTGCTCTTGCCGCTCATGTTCGTGGTGATCTTCGTGACGTTCGTCCCCGCGCCCGAGGCCGGCATCTGGGCCATGACGTTCATCTGGGCCTACCTCGCGATCGCCATCACGGAGGCCGTGATCATCGCGAACCTCATTAAGCGGCGGATCCGTGCGGTCGTCGGCGAGTCCAAACTCGAGAAGGGGTTCATCTTTGGAACCCTCGCCCGCATCATGCAGCTGCGGATGCTGCGGATGCCGAAGCCGCAGGTCAAGCGCGGCGAACGCATCGTCTTCACCGGACATTGACCGTCGCCGCCGCAGCACCGCTGACTGACGCGCGACCTCCGGCTGCCACGCCGCTACGAAACCCAAAGGCCCGCTCGGTACTCCGTGCGGGCCTTCGTGGTGGTAACTGTAGGCGAGCCACCCGAATCGTCGCTCAACGCTTCCAGGTAGCCCGCTGAGAACGCATGCCCCCGGATCGGGTAGAATCCGATCCCCGTTTCACGCCGCCGATACGGTGCGCGGCAGGCCTCGCCGGCGCAGTGCCCGATTGATGCGCGCCGCCCAGAGCGGGCCCTCGTAGAGAAACGCCGTGTAGCCCTGCACGAGATTCGCGCCCGCCTCGAGCCGCTCGAGCACGTCGTCGGCCGAAGTGACCCCACCGACCGAGACGAGGCACCGGTCGGCGGGCAGCGCATCACGCAGAACGCGCAGCACATGGAGCGATCGCTCACGGAGCGGCCCGCCCGAGAGCCCGCCGGCCCCGTACGCCTCGACAACGCGGGCGGATGCCCGCAGTCCCTCACGTGACACGGTCGTGTTCGTCGCGACGACGCCGGCAAGCCCCGCGTTCGTCGCGAGCCCGGCGATGCGGCGGATCTCGTCATCGCTCAGGTCCGGCGCGATCTTCACCAGCAGGGGGACGCCCCCCGCGGCGTCGAGGGTCGCTCGAAGGATCGGTTCGAGCGCGTCAAGCTCCTGCAGCCCGCGGAGGCCGGGCGTGTTCGGCGAGGAGACATTGACGACGAGGTAGTCGGCGACGTCACGGACCGCCTGCGCCGCGGCAACGTAGTCCCGCGCAGCCTGGTCGGCGGGAGTGTCCTTGTTCTTGCCGATGTTGACGCCGACGATGATCCGGCCGCCCGTGGCCGGGCCGGTTGCGCGGCGACGCAGGGCGCTCGCCGCCTGCACCGCGCCGAGGTTGTTGAATCCCATGCGATTGATGAGCCCTCGGTCGTCGATGAGCCGATACATTCGTGGCCGCGGATTGCCGGGCTGCGGCACCGGCGTCACGGTGCCCACCTCGACGTGCCCGAACCCGAGCGCATGGAGTCCGTCGACGTCGCGTGCATCTTTGTCGAATCCGGCGGCGAGCCCGAACGGACTCGGGAACGTGAGCCCGAGCGCCTCGGTTCGCAGGCTCGGATGCGGTGCGGTGAACCGGCGGACGATCGTGGCGAGCGGGGCCGAGCCGAGCATCCGAATGGCGACGGAGCCGAGCGCGTGCGCGCGTTCGGTCTCGAGACGGCGTAGTACGAGCTCGAACACCAGCGGGTAGAGGCGAAGGCGGTACACGGTCACTCCTCGTCGTCGAGCGGCTCGCCGCCGTGCCGTGAGGTCACGCCATCGCTCCGCAGGCTCTCGATCGCCCGCTCGAAGTCCTCGAGGCCGGCGAACGACTGATACACGGATGCGAAGCGCAGGTAGGCGACCTCGTCGAGCTCACGAAGCGGGGGCAGAATCGCGAGTCCGATGTCGTTCGCCTCGATCTGCGAGATGCCGGAGGCACGTACCGCCTCCTCGACGCGCTGGGCGAGCAGACCGAGGTCGGCATCGGTCACCGGGCGGCCCTGGCAGGCCTTGCGCACCCCCGCGACGATCTTCTCGCGAGAGAAGGGCTCGACGATGCCGTTTCGCTTGACGACGTTGAGGCTCGCCGACTCCGTGGTCGTGAACCGGCGCCCGCATTCCGGACACTGCCGGCGGCGGCGCACGGCGTTGCCATCGTCGGTCGTGCGCGAGTCGACGACGCGCGAGTCGGGGTGTCGGCAGAACGGGCAGTGCATCAGCGGGCGCGCGCCTTGGCCGCCTCGCCGTGCGCGGGCAGATCCTCCGCAGCTGCGAGGGCGACGAGCTGCGGCGCGACCTCGGCAAGCGCCGCGGCGTCGTACCGGATGATCTGCTGGGGCCGGAGGAAGGTGTGCGCGCCGAGCCCGGCGGTGTGCGCCGATTGCCCGCCCGTCGGCAGCACGTGGTTCGATCCGGCGACGTAGTCGCCGAGGCTCACGGGCGAGTCGCGCCCGACAAAAATAGCGCCGGCGTTCGTGATGCCCGTCAGCAGGGCGTCATCGTCGGACGTCTGCAACTCGAGGTGTTCGGGCGCGTAGGCGTTCGAGATGAGCGCGGCTTGCCCGAGGTCGCCGACCCGAACGATCGCCGACTGGGGCCCGCCGAGCGCGGCGGCGACCCGGTCGGCGTGCCTCGTCGCCTTCGCGCGCCGCAGCGTCGCCGCGCGCACCCGCTCGACCCACGCATCCGGCGCCGTCGTGACGAGCACGGATGCGGCCATCTCGTCGTGCTCGGCTTGGCTGACGAGATCGCTCGCGACCGCCTCGATGTCGGCCGACTCGTCAGCGATCACGAGGATCTCGGTCGGCCCAGCCTCTGCGTCGATGCCGACGAGCGACTGCACGACGCGCTTCGCGGCCGCGACGTAGATGTTGCCCGGCCCGGTGATGACGTCGACCTTCCCGAGGCCAATCGCCGGGACACCGTGGGCGAATGCGCCGATCGCCCCGGCGCCGCCCATGGCGTACACCTCATCGACACCGAGCAGCGCGGCGGCGCCGAGGATCGTCGGGTGCACTCCGCCGCCGAAGGCGCGCTGCGGCGGCGAGGCGATGGCGATCGACGGCACTGCGGCCGCCTGGGCCGCGACGACGTTCATGACGACGCTCGATGGGTAGACCGCCTTGCCCCCGGGCACATAGAGGCCGAC
This sequence is a window from Pseudoclavibacter endophyticus. Protein-coding genes within it:
- the ctaC gene encoding aa3-type cytochrome oxidase subunit II, whose protein sequence is MRKDHRSKWIALPLAGLIVAVLAACTPQQYQQGWLPGEPGVSSIGDMVMPFWVNSWITLVALGVFVWGLIIWCLVAYRRRKTDTAAPRQLRYHMPIEILFTVMPLILVGGFFAFTARDSAAIENNYAVGEDAALDPDNAADVHIEVYGKQWAWDFNYLPVDGSEYDGDVYYEGVQAQPTFDEDGNTTGEIDEASLPVLYVPVGAQVLVDLKSRDVAHSFWIIDFHYKEDTIPGKTNQMSFTADRVGTYLGKCAELCGEYHAMMLFQVHVVEADEYNAYIQSLRDEGNVGSRGDEYNRNNNLPGTEVPHHGPEETE
- a CDS encoding M20/M25/M40 family metallo-hydrolase, whose translation is MQQPTTPDASDPATVAAGRETARDDRTGALVGDRDDVALERDLGERVDLLFPSAVARLAELVRIPSVSWASFDPEHVERSAARVAEIVRALGVFERVDVLRSNRADGTPGQPAVVAVRPAPDGAPTVLLYAHHDVQPPGDEDGWRTPAFEPTVVGDRLYGRGASDDKAGIALHLAAIEALRDVTGGDLPLGLALFIEGEEEDGSPSFDRFLADHGDALRADAIIVADSENPSVSTPGLTVSLRGNITFRLTVRTLEHAWHSGMFGGAVPDAVLAMVRTLDSLWGPDGGVAVAGLTAREGADPGIEGDERRIVEAGLHGAATPIGRGSVRDRTANQPAITVTGIDAPSVATASNTLVPSVSARVSVRVAPGQDADAARDAVVAHLRAHAPFGATVEMSEFDIGQGFLVDHGTPAVTTMLDAMRDTWGSEPALVGIGGSIPFIASLVERYPDAQILVTGVEDPATMAHSPNESQHLGVLRRATQAEARFLLRFGRGVAER
- the hisD gene encoding histidinol dehydrogenase, whose amino-acid sequence is MLRTIDFRRTFPQPHELHAALPRPAVDVSAALATAAELIDDVRDRGEPALREQSARFDGAEPATVRVGAAELNTALTGLDPAVREALELMIARVRKASAAQVPPPKTTTLAPGAVVVQRWQPVDRVGLYVPGGKAVYPSSVVMNVVAAQAAAVPSIAIASPPQRAFGGGVHPTILGAAALLGVDEVYAMGGAGAIGAFAHGVPAIGLGKVDVITGPGNIYVAAAKRVVQSLVGIDAEAGPTEILVIADESADIEAVASDLVSQAEHDEMAASVLVTTAPDAWVERVRAATLRRAKATRHADRVAAALGGPQSAIVRVGDLGQAALISNAYAPEHLELQTSDDDALLTGITNAGAIFVGRDSPVSLGDYVAGSNHVLPTGGQSAHTAGLGAHTFLRPQQIIRYDAAALAEVAPQLVALAAAEDLPAHGEAAKARAR
- a CDS encoding quinone-dependent dihydroorotate dehydrogenase, which gives rise to MYRLRLYPLVFELVLRRLETERAHALGSVAIRMLGSAPLATIVRRFTAPHPSLRTEALGLTFPSPFGLAAGFDKDARDVDGLHALGFGHVEVGTVTPVPQPGNPRPRMYRLIDDRGLINRMGFNNLGAVQAASALRRRATGPATGGRIIVGVNIGKNKDTPADQAARDYVAAAQAVRDVADYLVVNVSSPNTPGLRGLQELDALEPILRATLDAAGGVPLLVKIAPDLSDDEIRRIAGLATNAGLAGVVATNTTVSREGLRASARVVEAYGAGGLSGGPLRERSLHVLRVLRDALPADRCLVSVGGVTSADDVLERLEAGANLVQGYTAFLYEGPLWAARINRALRRRGLPRTVSAA
- the erpA gene encoding iron-sulfur cluster insertion protein ErpA, translated to MSTTLDGITMTENTHGVTLSPTAAAKVKSLLSQEGRDDLRLRVAVQPGGCSGLIYQLYFDERELEGDASVDFDGVEVIIDPMSTPYLEGASIDFEDTIQKQGFTIDNPNAVGSCACGDSFH
- the nrdR gene encoding transcriptional regulator NrdR, giving the protein MHCPFCRHPDSRVVDSRTTDDGNAVRRRRQCPECGRRFTTTESASLNVVKRNGIVEPFSREKIVAGVRKACQGRPVTDADLGLLAQRVEEAVRASGISQIEANDIGLAILPPLRELDEVAYLRFASVYQSFAGLEDFERAIESLRSDGVTSRHGGEPLDDEE
- a CDS encoding DUF3043 domain-containing protein, whose translation is MSEPTAPKKTGDGKKGPTPKRREREAANFRPLVPDDRKQAKKEMQAQMRRKQQEAREGMARGDDRYLRENDRGPQKRYMRDYIDARFSFGELLLPLMFVVIFVTFVPAPEAGIWAMTFIWAYLAIAITEAVIIANLIKRRIRAVVGESKLEKGFIFGTLARIMQLRMLRMPKPQVKRGERIVFTGH